The genomic stretch CAGTAAATCAAAACAGGAATCTAAGCATCTTTCAAAATCTCCAGTTTCTTTGATTGCAGAGCCGATTAAGGTTACAATATCATACTTTTCATTCGTTATTTCCTTATCGAAAATACTTTTACATAACACTTTAGATGGATTAGGATGACCTTCTCGTTGCTGTCTGTAAGCGAATATTTCGCATATATCTTTGTTAATATCAATGCTTGTTAAGTTACCTTTTCCTTTTAGCCAATATCCCAAGTAATCATCCCAATCCCCTGTTCCAATTCCAACATTACATACCTTAATTCCATCCGTGACTGGGAACTCTCTTCTTACGTAATCTCTAGTGATCAATTCAGTATGTATACATTCAGGTGAGGAATTCCATTCACCAGCTTCAGGACTTTTAAGTTCCAGATAATAGTTAAATAATTTGTCATCCATGTTCATTGAGGAACACCTCCATTTGTATTCGATATCTATATCTATTTTCTCTCTTAACATTCCCTTATGAAGTCTCGTATTTAATCAAGCAAACTGCCTGTTAGCTTAACTCTAGGAAATGGTTAGCAATCC from Paenibacillus polygoni encodes the following:
- a CDS encoding class I SAM-dependent methyltransferase, with protein sequence MNMDDKLFNYYLELKSPEAGEWNSSPECIHTELITRDYVRREFPVTDGIKVCNVGIGTGDWDDYLGYWLKGKGNLTSIDINKDICEIFAYRQQREGHPNPSKVLCKSIFDKEITNEKYDIVTLIGSAIKETGDFERCLDSCFDLLNTGGFLMFMANLKYSLLERLEEYLTTTNFQLEQKNLYEVYSEYAFFICKIKK